Proteins encoded in a region of the Babesia bovis T2Bo chromosome 4 map unlocalized Chr4_2, whole genome shotgun sequence genome:
- a CDS encoding putative heat shock protein 70 (HSP70), which translates to MTLLSRFFSLGSPACRLGLVQRSLTTSRNLRSKVQGDVVGIDLGTTNSCVAVMEGSVPKVIENSEGMRTTPSVVAFTDDGQRLVGVVAKRQAVTNPENTVFATKRFIGRRFDDDVTKKEQKTLPYKIVRASNGDAWIEAQGKQYSPSQIGACILSKMRETAEAHLGRKVTKAVITVPAYFNDSQRQATKDAGKIAGLDVLRIINEPTAAALAFGLEKNDGKTIAVYDLGGGTFDISILEILGGVFEVKATNGNTSLGGEDFDQRILKYLISEFKKQQGIDLTNDKLALQRLREAAESAKIELSSKTQTEINLPFITADMSGPKHMQFKLTRAKLEEICDDLLKGTIEPCEKCLKDAGVSSKDLNDIILVGGMTRMPRVGDIVQRIFGKEASKSVNPDEAVAMGAAIQAGVLKGEIKDLLLLDVCPLSLGIETLGGVFTRLINRNTTIPTKKSQIFSTAADNQTQVGIKVYQGERGMAADNQLLGQFELVGIPPAPRGVPQIEVTFDVDANGIMNISAVDKSTGRKQEITIQSSGGLSDEQVERMVKDAEAFKQSDEQRKLLVDARNEAETLCYSVEKQLSDFKDKISEEDKKGLEEQLANLREQMSSEDIDSLKECHKRLQELSWKVSQQMYQGNQQASEKSGSDSDPESEEKK; encoded by the coding sequence ATGACATTGTTAAGCAGATTTTTTTCTCTAGGCTCACCAGCCTGTCGTCTGGGTCTAGTTCAACGCAGTTTGACGACTTCTCGTAACTTACGATCTAAGGTTCAAGGTGATGTTGTTGGTATTGACCTTGGTACTACCAACAGTTGTGTTGCTGTTATGGAAGGTTCTGTTCCTAAGGTCATTGAGAATTCCGAGGGTATGAGGACTACACCTTCTGTGGTTGCTTTCACAGATGACGGTCAGCGCCTTGTAGGTGTGGTAGCAAAGCGTCAGGCTGTAACAAACCCTGAGAACACGGTGTTCGCCACTAAAAGATTCATTGGCCGCCGTTTTGACGATGACGTCACGAAGAAGGAGCAAAAGACCCTTCCCTACAAGATAGTCCGTGCATCGAATGGTGATGCTTGGATTGAAGCTCAGGGTAAACAATATTCCCCTAGCCAGATTGGCGCTTGCATCCTCTCAAAGATGAGGGAGACGGCTGAGGCACACCTTGGTAGGAAAGTAACTAAGGCTGTTATTACTGTGCCTGCATATTTCAACGACTCACAGAGGCAGGCTACCAAGGACGCTGGCAAAATTGCTGGTTTGGACGTTTTAAGGATTATTAACGAGCCGACTGCCGCTGCTTTGGCTTTCGGTCTTGAGAAAAATGACGGAAAGACTATCGCTGTATATGATTTAGGTGGTGGTACTTTTGACATTTCAATATTGGAGATCCTTGGTGGTGTTTTTGAGGTTAAGGCTACCAACGGCAATACTTCTCTCGGTGGTGAGGACTTTGACCAGCGCATTCTTAAATACTTAATATCGGAATTTAAGAAGCAGCAGGGCATTGACTTGACCAATGATAAGTTGGCTCTACAGAGGTTGCGTGAGGCTGCAGAGTCTGCCAAAATTGAGTTATCGAGCAAGACTCAGACTGAAATCAATTTGCCTTTCATTACTGCTGATATGAGTGGCCCCAAGCATATGCAGTTCAAGCTTACCCGTGCCAAGCTTGAGGAGATTTGTGATGATTTGCTCAAGGGCACCATTGAACCTTGTGAGAAATGCCTAAAGGATGCCGGTGTATCATCGAAGGACTTAAATGACATCATTTTAGTTGGAGGCATGACTCGTATGCCACGTGTTGGTGACATTGTCCAACGTATATTTGGCAAGGAAGCTTCCAAATCCGTCAACCCTGATGAGGCTGTGGCTATGGGTGCTGCTATTCAGGCTGGTGTTCTTAAGGGTGAGATTAAAGATTTGCTTCTTTTGGATGTTTGCCCTCTTTCATTGGGTATAGAAACTCTTGGTGGTGTTTTCACCAGGTTGATCAACCGTAACACAACCATTCCCACTAAGAAGAGCCAGATATTCTCTACTGCTGCCGACAATCAAACACAGGTTGGTATTAAGGTATACCAGGGTGAGCGTGGTATGGCTGCTGACAACCAATTGCTCGGTCAATTTGAACTTGTTGGTATTCCTCCGGCACCCCGTGGTGTTCCACAGATTGAGGTCACTTTTGATGTAGATGCCAATGGTATCATGAACATTAGTGCCGTTGACAAGTCTACCGGCCGCAAGCAGGAGATAACTATTCAGAGCAGTGGCGGTTTGAGTGACGAGCAGGTGGAACGCATGGTTAAGGATGCTGAAGCTTTCAAGCAATCTGATGAGCAGCGCAAGCTTTTAGTTGATGCTCGCAATGAAGCTGAAACTCTTTGTTACTCCGTTGAGAAGCAGTTGAGTGATTTCAAGGACAAGATTTCTGAGGAAGACAAGAAGGGTCTTGAGGAGCAGCTTGCCAACCTTCGGGAGCAGATGTCCAGTGAAGACATCGATAGTCTGAAGGAATGCCACAAGCGTCTTCAGGAGTTGTCATGGAAGGTATCTCAGCAGATGTACCAGGGCAACCAGCAAGCGTCTGAGAAGTCCGGTTCTGACAGTGACCCTGAATCTGAAGAAAAGAAGTGA
- a CDS encoding putative peptide chain release factor 1 (putative peptide chain release factor 1 archaeal and eukaryotic forms): MADNNQNIEQWKIKQLIRSLEAAKGNGTSMISLIIRPKDEIPRINKMLADEYGTASNIKSRVNRLSVLGAITSTQQKLKLYNRTPPNGLVLYCGTVITDDGKEKRVSLDFEPFKPINTSLYLCDNKFHVEALKELLECDDKFGFIVMDGNGALYGTIQGSSKEILHTFSVDLPKKHGRGGQSALRFARLRMERRHNYVRKVAENAVLMFITNDKVNVSGLILAGSADFKNDLMGSDMFDQRLAAKVLKIVDVSYGGENGFQQAIELSAECLSNVKFIQEKKLITRFFEEISTDTGKYIFGAKETIEALENGTVETLLVYEALEVVRVVLHNPVTGEDSVIFLNDANERRDEEFKDTKNNVDLETVERKLLTEWIVENYSNYGAALHFVSNKSQEGAQFQMGFGGIGGFLRYRLDMTEYYDDQLEDDDNFM, from the exons ATGGCAGACAACAACCAGAATATTGAACAATGGAAGATCAAGCAGCTTATTCGTTCACTTGAGGCTGCTAAGGG GAATGGAACGAGTATGATTAGTCTAATTATTCGTCCTAAAGATGAAATTCCTCGTATTAACAAGATGCTTGCTGATGAGTACGGTACTGCTTCGAACATTAAGTCTCGCGTGAACCGTTTATCTGTGCTTGGTGCTATTACGTCTACGCAGCAAA AGCTGAAGTTATACAATCGTACTCCTCCAAATGGTCTAGTTCTTTACTGTGGTACTGTTATAACTGACGACGGTAAGGAGAAGAGAGTATCACTTGACTTTGAGCCATTTAAGCCTATTAACActtcattatatttatgtgACAACAAATTCCACGTTGAAGCTTTGAAGGAGTTGCTTGAATGTGATGACAAGTTTGGTTTTATTGTTATGGATGGTAATGGAGCGCTGTATGGTACCATTCAGGGTTCATCCAAGGAGATTCTCCACACCTTTAGTGTCGATTTACCTAAAAAGCATGGTAGGGGTGGTCAATCTGCGTTACGTTTTGCACGTTTGCGTATGGAGCGCCGTCATAACTATGTGCGAAAGGTGGCTGAGAACGCTGTGCTCATGTTCATCACTAATGACAAGGTGAATGTAAGTGGTCTTATATTGGCTGGAAGTGCTGATTTTAAGAATGACTTGATGGGTTCTGACATGTTTGATCAACGTCTTGCTGCTAAGGTACTAAAGATTGTTGACGTTTCGTATGGTGGTGAGAATGGATTCCAACAGGCCATTGAGTTATCCGCTGAGTGTTTGAGTAATGTAAAGTTTATTCAGGAGAAGAAGTTGATTACCCGCTTCTTTGAGGAGATTTCTACTGACACCGGTAAATACATCTTTGGGGCTAAGGAAACTATTGAAGCATTGGAGAACGGTACCGTTGAGACCTTGTTAGTTTATGAGGCTCTTGAGGTAGTTCGTGTTGTTCTCCACAACCCTGTTACTGGTGAAGATTCGGTAATATTCCTGAATGATGCGAATGAGCGTCGGGATGAGGAGTTCAAGGACACTAAGAACAATGTTGACCTTGAGACTGTTGAGCGCAAGCTGCTTACGGAGTGGATTGTTGAGAATTATTCGAACTACGGTGCAGCGTTACACTTTGTCAGTAACAAATCGCAAGAAGGTGCACAATTTCAGATGGGTTTTGGTGGTATAGGCGGTTTCCTTCGTTACCGTCTGGACATGACTGAGTACTACGACGACCAGCTGGAAGACGATGACAACTTTATGTAA
- a CDS encoding GAF domain family protein produces the protein MEDLKGLHLGRELEHRTPSTMSMLHSDRGTMSPDVPGSERQLLTESTVVQRYDLNSLTKEQLLVLMCFSNAIMSQSLPVKCILMTLKALKANLHAELVEICYPDKETGDWVQHNVGRDGVLHKKNMPSPLGGAYYHAFTFGTFVRIDHCDFSPVYDRLYDKHTDVEPRNMLVCPLVDSRKMVWGVAGIANCPVSGTSNLGYPMNYSVSTPVSDVVHDAKMHSDAVGTISGDSCIKSVSVPHSFSVANSISTDDNPLCTGVSGSFSEASADHSGVDHNDIPLVEEVPNVWDESMVTFALQICDIGGQCISNAIGWRQLDATRDKADGLLTLMHSLFADRLGIQSCVVALTTHARKLIQAERCTVYIVDRSHDQLWSISSDDGSQVIVPLSQGCASSCVQNGDVIVIENAFEDERFNPEFDSRAGVEIRNVAWVPIKSGDCNRVLAVIEVINKQADELLHFGEDDLRLLEIFSSIVGPQLEKSDFAVYVSPPAETEAGLAFKTTPQAMASTIRQHIPEPCIPETEEE, from the coding sequence ATGGAAGACCTCAAGGGTTTGCATTTAGGTCGTGAATTAGAGCATCGTACTCCTTCCACGATGTCGATGTTACATTCGGATCGTGGTACAATGTCTCCTGATGTTCCTGGTTCTGAGCGTCAGTTGTTAACTGAGAGTACAGTTGTGCAGCGTTACGATTTGAATTCGTTGACTAAGGAGCAACTATTGGTTTTGATGTGTTTTTCCAATGCTATAATGTCTCAGAGTTTACCTGTGAAATGTATCTTGATGACTCTTAAGGCTTTAAAGGCGAACCTTCATGCTGAGTTGGTTGAGATTTGTTACCCTGACAAGGAGACTGGTGACTGGGTTCAGCACAACGTCGGTCGTGATGGCGTGTTACACAAGAAGAACATGCCCAGTCCTCTTGGTGGTGCTTATTACCATGCTTTTACTTTTGGTACATTTGTTCGTATAGACCATTGTGACTTTAGTCCGGTTTATGATCGTTTGTATGATAAGCACACTGACGTGGAGCCTCGTAATATGCTTGTCTGTCCATTGGTTGACTCTCGCAAGATGGTTTGGGGTGTTGCCGGAATCGCAAACTGTCCTGTATCTGGGACAAGTAACCTAGGCTACCCTATGAACTACAGTGTATCAACTCCAGTGTCCGATGTTGTTCATGACGCAAAGATGCACTCTGACGCTGTTGGTACAATATCTGGTGACTCATGTATAAAATCTGTCAGTGTTCCTCATTCATTTTCTGTTGCTAACAGTATATCTACTGATGACAACCCTCTGTGTACTGGTGTTTCAGGTAGTTTTTCTGAGGCTTCTGCTGACCATTCTGGTGTCGATCACAATGATATCCCTCTTGTGGAGGAGGTCCCTAATGTGTGGGATGAGAGCATGGTAACGTTTGCTTTACAGATTTGTGACATTGGGGGTCAGTGCATATCTAATGCCATTGGTTGGAGGCAGCTTGATGCTACTCGTGACAAGGCTGATGGTCTTTTGACTCTTATGCATTCTTTGTTTGCTGATAGGTTGGGTATCCAATCTTGTGTTGTTGCGCTTACTACTCATGCTCGCAAGTTGATTCAGGCTGAGCGTTGCACTGTGTACATTGTTGATCGTTCTCATGATCAGCTGTGGTCCATTTCTTCTGACGATGGTTCCCAGGTTATAGTGCCGCTAAGTCAGGGTTGTGCTAGTTCTTGCGTTCAGAATGGTGACGTCATTGTGATTGAGAATGCATTTGAGGACGAGCGATTTAACCCCGAGTTTGATTCTCGTGCTGGTGTTGAGATTCGCAATGTCGCTTGGGTCCCTATAAAGAGTGGTGACTGTAACCGTGTTCTTGCTGTTATTGAGGTCATCAACAAGCAGGCTGACGAGCTGTTGCATTTTGGTGAGGATGATCTTCGTTTATTGGAGATTTTCTCTTCCATTGTGGGCCCTCAGCTTGAGAAGTCCGATTTTGCGGTATACGTTTCTCCACCTGCCGAAACCGAGGCTGGTTTAGCTTTTAAGACAACTCCTCAGGCTATGGCTTCGACTATACGTCAGCACATTCCCGAGCCATGCATTCCTGAAACTGAAGAGgagtaa
- a CDS encoding Ribosomal protein S14p/S29e family protein, translating to MAARNPGPIILDPPFGFPSFKNWVQRDALSRRLFRESEVNTRVYKVVYRNMGLKGHIPLDNKVGLYRIRMRCIFGGYGHGVFRFTRMSKMAFQQVAREGWLRRYGHRPDLFR from the coding sequence ATGGCTGCTAGAAATCCCGGTCCTATAATTTTGGACCCTCCTTTTGGGTTTCCATCTTTCAAAAACTGGGTTCAGCGTGATGCATTGTCACGCCGTCTGTTCCGCGAGTCGGAAGTCAACACACGCGTTTACAAGGTAGTGTACCGTAATATGGGCTTAAAGGGTCACATACCTCTGGATAACAAGGTTGGACTATATAGAATCCGTATGCGTTGTATTTTTGGTGGATATGGCCACGGAGTGTTCAGGTTCACTCGAATGTCGAAGATGGCATTTCAACAGGTTGCTAGGGAGGGTTGGCTACGCCGTTACGGACATCGCCCTGATCTATTTAGATGA
- a CDS encoding CPSF A subunit region family protein yields the protein MGVDSRMAYATLAHASASDNLLCANFRYPDSHDVVIVRGRQLVLYTMLSTSHNEAVPCEPSLYQKHSNITNQDAQRDFGRHVSKESLRFVAETTLMDAPISAHVIPDIVFHSYHKDEDSTEAVRSCQDVDVNLNAHDHGSIDVDSADTNESQTNSEHIHATSALLLVFNNGRMVISGFNTLQNTFVTLSLHIFDRKLDLKDNEQYASLPLMEKQRITTIKETHVAVAQVHKWKIISQRSIDQKRSLNFGHSVLIALCHNERLIYLVQIGSIFTLPPLVTDYTHNPYSEHQESGTRQTESDQHSITMVPWLRVDSVIELDIDVKLGFCDDRYFLRGLDFVKSCNNCILGILMATKPETIGTHAMDGPDYVIGGMSFVAVVVDTRTRSCNVIHRVDKLPMDTIAVVGVPTSVHGAPSFILRTLDFLLWTTLMSPTLCWQFMSPLGLVNTRFDDTYYRGYQYKFLDAMHLSVDLRDYVISTLNNMFILMPRKRGTMYIGKPVTDAEGVLQNIYWTTLGVLDFEVTSSQFVTIDEALHFVATGNGVAIGRFLATVPPGFNKGVIQDDGPVELREVNIPEIPTKIKFNITASYKDFMESTECGVLEPIYIIGNQGAIRDPKNVTLPELWQIGCIKPSRSGIDNDKIPPKDRITQKFKPQRRPWAVNDRQMIDVATVDYQWPKQQSIVGLCDDSKLTVLMEKYPLHTVISVPLQSGTTILPLEYNSNKRTHLKRYSNNDTYMLLTCNGSTAYVKLNEELLDIKAKCRSDRKTQVHPEGLDSTVDTTIETAEHTLAYATVLDNTYIVQVTPTKAVFMDILNCDQVCTIDMLKYMSGHIRSAEILDDTILCLSTNGNAYMLTITNDANGPAVDATIKIGNDDISHIGIYKPNRLNNVFGNVCILLLTNNSTLLCYRKDTLERIFALKDLNQVYPQLFNDETVQMNIQTLRPRNDTNVSSTKGRPLQDQTPDPTDVHKVSTKQTRKKAKKMTAVKSDETDTKLNADSNEKSQNVKKSCQYLPSQETIAATVSRWNKLRAHESTMEYIIAVQMLDIAATDVGPTLVIMMTGRPLLIYRAYLLNCNEYAFQIIYHKFVNPVPSAIVNVTIHNSQQHLFMQLNKNHWINKCISKPIFNGTSAQDLEECDLNHATVVYPHVSTNDAMYYLVNAESTELSMGAKPLTRSSIANNTEIKAAVDVIHKRWKDFTPPCLRLTSVANKLAIHEYEMENVLDMDTVLGEAEARIVSLFSIVNHERAYSRYVVFMTLPGTMVLCVPGALQQNTNINRDISLQQIVAGSDDPEYLPAKRQLETTYNPLFCALQSEDELTLNAKLSCERLSEHAGGLEFNDEFISQKVKLGDMRGKLVAVSHKNYYLTNGVIRANRNATIATLPVGKDMQHVMCGRLVALVIQRPVPVKEELVTVLNERINLQLRQLETEQLPTGTKPTDIVEPNKQICNLIQTLGLMPEQPDKTQPLWRDTVLVLHMGNLQYWVGEYEVEPMESVLSMTFGIIGNREYLLIGTCTNLGENVESKGDVVVIDLQSMFQKQPENGNVTGDHNDAVMRRSVNCAVLNQYCKRIFPGPVTYLTSLNTDFDLIFRPNFKFQEDVANIGKSDSVMIYGNEESGRWTVTHFAPNFSLFVHAVGPRLFVHEVAGKQFVRGAFAEIPLCVSSACVFDKYVLACDINQGLHFFMYRYDALNDSRTLCKIGATVKKVDLSVVSCAPVVNTNALGLLASDYFANVILFKNESEAGGRDTLVVTAAVRLPTRVTHFIRREQDFRYISPLSGSMGFCADGSVILVVIPESQPFQFFKTVQTTMEASIPPPLGVPRNEIPFFTSQMAQTQHMWPGDEAILHLDLLKQLPFQTTKIVTNITSRLSEEGTLLPYQLLNALYTSLLSL from the exons ATGGGAGTTGATTCGCGTATGGCATATGCCACCCTGGCACATGCATCAGCATCGGATAACTTACTTTGTGCCAATTTCAGATATCCGGACTCACACGATGTGGTAATCGTCAGAGGTAGACAATTGGTATTATATACCATGTTGTCAACGTCACATAACGAGGCAGTGCCATGCGAACCAAGTCTCTACCAGAAGCATAGCAATATCACCAATCAAGATGCACAACGTGATTTTGGGCGTCATGTATCAAAAGAATCGTTGCGTTTCGTTGCGGAAACAACGCTCATGGACGCACCAATCTCAGCCCACGTTATACCAGACATTGTATTCCATAGCTATCACAAAGACGAAGATAGCACAGAAGCTGTGCGATCCTGCCAAGATGTTGATGTAAATCTGAATGCTCATGATCATGGTAGTATCGATGTCGACAGCGCAGATACGAATGAATCACAAACGAACTCAGAACACATACACGCAACTAGTGCCTTGTTGTTGGTATTCAATAACGGGCGTATGGTAATATCTGGATTCAATACACTGCAAAACACTTTTGTCACGCTgtcattacacatttttgaTCGAAAGCTTGACCTCAAAGATAATGAACAATATGCATCACTGCCACTCATGGAGAAGCAGCGTATTACAACAATCAAAGAAACACACGTCGCAGTTGCACAAGTACATAAATGGAAGATAATATCGCAACGATCCATAGATCAAAAACGATCGCTCAACTTTGGACATAGTGTTTTAATCGCACTGTGCCATAACGAACGTCTAATTTACCTGGTACAAATTGGTTCTATATTTACCCTGCCACCCTTAGTTACCGATTATACACATAATCCATACTCGGAGCATCAGGAATCTGGAACGAGACAAACGGAATCAGATCAACATAGCATTACCATGGTACCTTGGCTACGAGTAGACAGTGTGATAGAACTAGATATCGACGTAAAATTAGGATTCTGTGATGATAGATACTTTCTAAGAGGTTTAGATTTCGTAAAAAGCTGTAATAACTGCATCTTGGGGATACTTATGGCAACAAAACCTGAAACTATAGGAACACACGCAATGGACGGACCAGATTACGTAATAGGAGGAATGAGCTTTGTGGCAGTCGTCGTAGATACTAGGACACGATCATGTAACGTGATACACCGAGTTGATAAActaccaatggatactATAGCAGTAGTGGGAGTGCCAACGTCGGTACACGGAGCACCCAGCTTTATATTACGCACATTGGACTTTTTGTTATGGACTACTTTAATGTCACCCACGCTTTGTTGGCAGTTTATGTCGCCACTTGGATTGGTAAATACGCGTTTTGATGACACATATTACAGAGGATACCAATATAAGTTCCTGGATGCCATGCACCTTAGCGTTGACTTGCGAGATTATGTAATAAGCACGCTAAACAACATGTTTATACTGATGCCTAGAAAAAGAGGAACCATGTACATTGGAAAACCTGTTACCGATGCTGAAGGAGTcctacaaaatatatactggACTACGTTAGGGGTACTAGACTTTGAAGTAACGTCGTCCCAGTTTGTAACCATAGATGAAGCTTTGCATTTTGTAGCTACAGGAAACGGAGTGGCAATAGGACGGTTCTTAGCAACCGTGCCACCAGGGTTTAACAAAGGTGTCATACAAGATGATGGACCTGTTGAACTGCGAGAGGTAAACATACCTGAAATACCAACAAAAATTAAATTCAACATTACAGCTTCATACAAAGACTTTATGGAATCGACTGAATGTGGAGTACTAGAACCAATATACATCATAGGCAACCAAGGAGCTATTCGCGATCCAAAAAATGTTACATTACCCGAATTGTGGCAAATAGGTTGCATCAAGCCAAGTAGAAGCGGTATTGATAATGACAAAATACCGCCCAAAGATCGAATAACACAGAAATTTAAACCACAAAGACGACCCTGGGCCGTTAATGATAGACAGATGATAGATGTTGCCACTGTTGACTACCAGTGGCCTAAACAACAGTCCATAGTAGGGCTATGCGACGATAGCAAGCTGACAGTGCTCATGGAGAAGTACCCACTACATACAGTTATTTCCGTGCCACTGCAAAGCGGAACGACAATTTTACCGCTGGAATATAACAGCAATAAAAGAACACATTTGAAAAGATACAGTAACAatgatacatatatgtTGCTAACCTGCAATGGGTCAACAGCCTATGTTAAGCTAAATGAAGAACTATTAGATATAAAGGCTAAATGCAGATCCGATCGCAAGACACAAGTGCATCCAGAAGGATTGGACAGTACTGTGGACACAACCATCGAAACTGCAGAACATACATTGGCATACGCCACTGTACTAGATAACACGTATATAGTACAGGTAACGCCAACAAAAGCGGTTTTTATGGATATTCTAAACTGTGACCAGGTATGCACTATAGACATGTTGAAGTACATGTCGGGACACATACGCTCAGCTGAAATACTGGATGATACCATATTGTGCCTCTCAACCAATGGTAATGCATACATGCTTACAATTACAAACGATGCAAATGGGCCCGCTGTCGACGCTACAATAAAAATAGGAAACGACGATATAAGCCATATAGGGATATACAAACCAAATAGGTTGAACAATGTATTCGGAAATGTATGCATATTACTTTTGACAAACAATAGCACTCTGCTGTGCTATCGAAAGGATACTCTGGAACGTATATTTGCACTCAAAGATCTGAATCAAGTTTATCCCCAACTGTTCAATGATGAAACTGTACAGATGAATATACAAACGCTGAGACCAAGGAATGATACTAATGTATCCTCAACAAAAGGTAGGCCACTGCAAGACCAAACGCCTGATCCCACCGATGTACACAAAGTAAGTACAAAACAAACGCGGAAGAAGGCTAAAAAGATGACAGCTGTAAAATCTGATGAAACTGACACAAAGTTGAATGCAGATTCCAATGAGAAATCACAAAATGTTAAGAAAAGTTGTCAATATCTACCATCGCAGGAAACTATAGCTGCTACCGTTAGTCGCTGGAATAAGTTACGCGCACACGAATCTACAATGGAGTATATTATAGCCGTACAAATGCTGGATATTGCAGCCACGGATGTAGGACCAACACTGGTCATCATGATGACAGGGAGGCctttgttgatatataggGCATATTTGCTGAATTGTAACGAATATGCGTTTCAAATCATATATCATAAGTTCGTAAACCCAGTGCCAAGTGCAATTGTAAATGTAACGATACACAACTCACAACAGCACCTATTTATGCAATTGAATAAAAACCATTGGATAAATAAATGCATAAGTAAACCGATATTCAATGGAACTAGTGCCCAGGATCTTGAAGAATGTGACTTGAACCATGCAACAGTAGTATATCCACACGTTTCAACTAACGATGCAATGTATTACCTCGTCAACGCTGAAAGCACGGAACTGAGTATGGGAGCCAAGCCACTGACACGATCAAGTATTGCCAACAATACAGAGATTAAAGCGGCCGttgatgttatacataaaaGGTGGAAAGATTTCACCCCGCCATGCCTGAGACTCACATCAGTAGCGAATAAACTCGCAATCCATGaatatgaaatggaaaacGTATTGGATATGGACACTGTACTAGGAGAAGCAGAAGCAAGaatagtatcactattcAGCATAGTAAACCACGAGAGAGCCTATTCACGatatgttgtattcatgACACTGCCAGGAACCATGGTACTCTGTGTCCCAGGAGCGTTGCAACAAAATACTAATATCAATCGTGATATAAGCCTGCAGCAAATAGTAGCAGGCTCTGATGACCCAGAATACCTACCTGCAAAACGACAACTGGAAACTACATACAACCCCTTATTCTGTGCATTGCAATCAGAAGATGAACTCACGTTAAATGCCAAACTTAGTTGTGAGAGACTTAGTGAACATGCTGGAGGACTGGAATTTAATGATGAATTTATATCACAAAAAGTAAAATTGGGTGATATGAGAGGTAAACTAGTCGCAGTGTCACATAAAAACTACTATCTCACTAACGGAGTAATACGAGCGAATCGAAATGCCACCATTGCTACCCTACCTGTTGGAAAAGATATGCAACACGTAATGTGCGGGAGACTAGTGGCATTAGTAATACAAAGACCAGTTCCAGTAAAAGAAGAGTTGGTTACAGTACTTAATGAACGTATCAACCTGCAACTAAGACAACTTGAAACAGAACAATTACCAACAGGAACGAAACCTACGGATATAGTTGAACCCAATAAACAGATATGCAACTTAATACAAACTTTAGGACTAATGCCAGAGCAACCAGATAAAACGCAACCCTTGTGGAGAGATACAGTTCTGGTACTGCATATGGGAAACCTGCAGTACTGGGTTGGAGAGTATGAAGTAGAACCCATGGAATCCGTACTATCAATGACTTTCGGAATTATAGGAAATAGAGAGTATCTACTCATTGGAACATGCACAAATTTAGGAGAAAACGTAGAATCTAAAGGTGATGTTGTGGTTATCGACCTGCAATCAATGTTCCAGAAACAACCAGAGAACGGAAATGTAACAGGTGACCACAATGATGCCGTAATGAGACGATCAGTAAATTGTGCTGTACTCAACCAATATTGTAAAAGAATTTTCCCAGGACCGGTAACATACCTCACGTCACTTAATACAGACTTCGATCTTATATTCCGACCAAATTTCAAATTCCAAGAAGATGTGGCAAACATTGGCAAATCTGACAGTGTAATGATATACGGAAATGAAGAAAGTGGGAGATGGACTGTGACACACTTTGCACCTAATTTCAGCTTGTTTGTACATGCAGTAGGTCCAAGGCTTTTCGTACACGAAGTAGCCGGAAAACAGTTTGTGAGAGGAGCTTTTGCCGAAATACCGCTATGCGTCTCATCGGCATGTGTATTTGACAAGTACGTCCTGGCATGTGACATTAATCAAGGATTGCACTTCTTTATGTACAGATACGATGCACTAAATGACTCTAGAACGTTGTGTAAAATAGGAGCCACCGTCAAGAAAGTTGACCTATCAGTAGTCTCATGCGCACCAGTGGTTAATACCAATGCTCTTGGACTACTAGCTAGTGATTACTTCGCTAATGTGATACTATTCAAAAATGAAAGCGAGGCTGGAGGGCGAGATACACTCGTAGTCACAGCAGCAGTGCGCCTGCCTACAAGGGTAACACATTTCATACGCAGAGAACAGGATTTCCGATATATTTCACCATTATCAGGAAGC ATGGGTTTCTGCGCCGATGGAAGTGTGATACTAGTAGTGATTCCTGAGTCACAACCGTTCCAATTCTTCAAAACGGTGCAAACAACGATGGAGGCATCTATACCACCCCCTTTGGGAGTGCCGCGTAATGAAATACCATTCTTTACCTCACAAATGGCTCAAACACAGCATATGTGGCCAGGAGATGAAGCCATACTACACTTGGACCTCTTAAA ACAACTTCCCTTCCAAACAACTAAAATAGTGACGAACATCACGTCACGGCTTTCAGAAGAAGGAACACTACTCCCATACCAACTGCTGAACGCACTTTACACTAGCTTGCTATCATTATAA